GCAACGGTTTCGCTCAAGCCTTTTTTTGAAAAGGCTTGGTTTACAAATAATACCGCGTCATAAAGATTTTACTCGAAGGGCAGAGCTGATTAACAACGCAGGAAGGGCATTTTGGTTTTTTTGCCTGGCAGATTTTCCTCCCGTGATGAATGAGGGTCATGGAGAGCGCGTCAAGATCTTCCTTTCGAGCAAGCGCGATAAGATCCTTTTCAATTTTAACAGGATCGGAGTTTCTGGTGAGTCCCAGCCTTCTTGAAACCCTTTTTACGTGGGTATCTACAGCAATACCCTCAATTATTCCAAATCCTCTGGCAAGCACTATATTGGCTGTTTTTCTTCCGACGCCTGGCAAAGTAACCAGCTCCTCCATAGTTTTTGGAACCTCTCCATTATATTTCTCAATAATTATCTGGGCAGCGGCTTTGATGTTCTTTGCCTTGCTTTTGTAAAATCCTGTGGAATAGATGTCATTCTCAAGCTCCCTCAGATCTGCACTGGCATAGTCTTTTACAGTCCTGTACTTTTTGAACAATTTCTCAGTCACTTTATTAATCTGAACATCAGTTGACTGGGCTGAAAGTATTGTTGCCACAAGTAATTCAAGAGGATTGGAGTAATTGAGAGAAGGTTTTACATCAGGATACTCTTTCTTTAGAAGTGCCCAGATTTTGTCGAAGTTATGTGTATTGTCAGGAATATCGTATTCAGAGATTAGATCCTGTGTATTCGATAGTTCTAGCTTTTTTTCAGGCATAATAGCTCCATTTTTAAGTTGCTTTCAGGTATTAGTCAGAATGATATGTTTGCAGAAGCTGTATTTTAAACTGTGTTTTTTGAGAAAATTAAGGTTTTTCAGTTTCTGTATCCAATCCTCGAGTTATAGCATATAAGGGATATCTGAGCACGTAGTAGGATAGGAGAAGATCAGCTTTTTTATATCCGAAGCTCTGAGTCCTAGCCGCATTACTGCAGCGAAGATGTTGATAGCTTCTCCGGCATGCGGGCCCAGAATATGAGCTCCCATTATACGGTCGTTTGCTTCATCAATAATAACTTTTGAAGCCGCAAATTTTATTCCTGCTCTCCGGGTTGTATTCCAGCTGCTTCTGTCCTGAAAAATTACTTTATATTTATCGCTATCTTTAGGCGCACTGATTCCTACAGAAGCCATTACAGGAATGGTAAAGACTGCACTTGGAATGCCTGTATAATCTGCCTCGGTGCTGTCACCCTCAAGGACATTAATTGCGGCAATATCTCCCTGAAGGGCTGCTACAGGAGTAAGCTGCATACCCTCCAGTACACAATCCCCACCTGCATAGATCAGAGGGTTTGAGGTTTTCATAAACTTATCAACTACAATAGCTCCCTTTTCGGTTTTAACTCCGGCTTTCTCGAGCTGCAAATCTTCTATATCTGCAACACGACCTGCTCCGTGCACTACCATATCAGCGTGGAAAGTCTGAGTTTCGAACCTGGATTCAGTTTTCGATTTGACCCTGACTAGAAGACAATTGTTCTCTTTTTCTATCGAAATCACGTGTTTGTTTGTAAGAATTTTGATTCCTGCGGCTTCAGATGCTTTTATAAGCATATCCACTATATCAGGATCAAAATTTCTCAATATTCTTTCACTTCTGTGAAGGATAATTACTTCGGCTCCAGCTCTTCGCACAACATGGGCGAATTCCATGGATATATAGCCGCCTCCGATGAAAATAATCCTCCCAGGAATTTTTTTGGTCTCCATTAACCCTTCACTTGTGGTAATGTACTCTTCACCTGGAATACCGAGTTTTCTGGGCTTTGCACCTGTAGCAAGGAAAAAATACTCACCTTTAAGTTTATCTTCCCCGACAACGATTGTGTTCTGATTCTCAAAATAAGCTCTTCCGTGATATGTATCAATTCCCATCTCAACCAGACGTTTCTCTATTTTGCTGGGATATTCTCCTGTAAACGTTCTTTTAAATTCGATTAGTGAAGCCCAGTCGATAGTCAGAGAAGTATCTGTCCCTACACCTTTTCCTACTAAGCGGTTGCTCGAGTCAACGACTTCGGTGATATCAATTAACACCTTTTTAGGATCACATCCCCTTAGAGGACAGGTGCCCCCATATTCCCTTGAATCAATAATAGCAATTTTTAATCCGGAATGTGAAACTTTACCCGTGAAGGTCCTGCCTGCAGTACCTGTCCCTATAATTATGATATCATATTTATTTTCCATTAAACTCCCCACCTGTTGAGATTATTTTAGAAGGTAAATTAAAAAGAAATCCGAAGGCGTATTTTCCATATATTCTTTATCCACTGTGACTCCAAAGAATAAGTATTTCAGCTGAATTCGAATTTCAAAGAAGAGGTACTTCACCTGAGTTATGGTTCTAGAAAAGAAGCATTTCACCTTACTATTATCCCTCTGAGGAACATAAATTACAGTTCTTTGGGTTATGCGTAAAAAAACACCAAAAACATAAAGAACTACATTCCCAGAGGATTTCTGACAGCATACTGACAGAATACTGGATTTGTAAAAATGAAGTCCAGCATTCTAAAAAAGTTTCTTTTCAATATAATAACATTTAGACCATAAGTTTTATAGCTAAGAATTTTTAAAGCAAGTATACTGGTGATTTTTTGGTAAAAAGGGCACTGCTCAGCGTCTCAGACAAAACAGGAATTACAGAATTCGCACGCGGGCTTCAATCACTTGGCGTGAAGATTATTTCAACAGGCGGAACCGCGAAAGTCCTTCGCAATGCCGGCATAGAAGTTACAGATGTATCAGAGATCACGGGTTTTCCGGAAATGATGGGAGGGAGGGTTAAAACTCTCCATCCGAGAATTCATGGCGGGATCTTATGCCTGCGAGAAAGCAAGGAACAGATGGCTGAAGCTATAAAAGAAGATATCTCACTCATCGATATGGTGGCTGTAAACCTCTATCCTTTTGAGGAAACAGTCTCAAAGGAAGGCGTGAAACTTGAGGAAGCCATTGAGAATATAGATATTGGAGGTCCAACCCTTCTTCGCTCAGCAGCGAAAAACTACCGTTCTGTTACAGTGCTTTCCGACCCGTCGGACTACGGGCACGTACTGGAAGAACTGCGTTCAACCGGGGTAATTTCGGAGGCAACCCGGGCTGCCCTTGCAATTAAGGCTTTCAGGCATACTGCAAATTACGATGCAGCCATTGATGTCTATTTAAGCAAAACCCTGCTCGGAGAAAACGTACTTCGTCTGAATTTTACTGAGGGCGTAAAACTCCGCTATGGAAAGAACTGGCATCAGGAAGCCTTTTTCTATAAAGATCCCAAAATAGAAGGTCCTACCCTTGCAAAAGCTATCCAGCTTCACGGAAAAGAACTCTCATATAATAATTATGTGGACGCTGACAATGCCCTTCAGACAGTCAAAGAAATCGGGAATGTTTCTCCTGCAGTTGCAATTGTTAAACATAATAACCCATGCGGGCTTGCTACCGGAAGTACGCTCCTGCAAGCTCTTCAAGCTGCCTGGGACGGAGACCCTGTTTCAGCTTACGGAAGCATAATCTGCACCAATGAAATCTTTGACCTAGAGGCTGCAACTTTTCTGAATGGAAAATTTGTGGAGATTATCCTTGCACCTGACTTCAAACCTGATGCCCTTGAGTTCCTGAAAAAGAAAAGCGAAAATCTCAGACTCCTTAAACTGCCAGAACTTAGAGAAGCTTTCGGGACAGACTACACATATAAGTATATAATCGGAGGTATGCTAAAGCAAAGCCGCGACATCGGCCTCTACGAAAAATGGGAGTCTGTGACCGACATACCGTATCCTGAGGAAAAACGTCCGCTCTCTGAGTTCTGCCTGAAAGCCTGCAAAACAACCAAATCCAACGCAGTAATTCTTGCTCACGAATACGAGCCAGGATACTTCATGGTGCTTGCCATGGGCGCAGGACAGCCTAACAGGGTAGACTCGATTCGCAAACTGGCAGCTACAAAAGCCGTCGAAAACCTCAGGATAATTTATGAGAGGGAAAAGCCTGCAATTTCTTTTGAGGAATATAAACAGAAAATTATCTCGGAGTGTGTAATGGCTTCGGATGCCTTCTTCCCCTTCGATGACAGCATAGTTTATGCCGCACAAAATAATATCCGTTACATAGTCTCCCCAGGAGGATCAATTCGCGACAGTGAGGTCATTGCCACTGCAAACCGGCTTGGAGTTTCCATGATTTTTACAGGCATGCGCCACTTCCTCCACTGAGACCCCTTATTAAATAAAACGAAGCCCAAGTCCGAACAACCCTGCCGCCCAGGGCAGGGGAAAATTTATTCAAATTTGATTTCCCCAAACGCAATCCTGGAAAGCTCTAACACTCTCCTCTGGCATCTGCTTTTGAATATTAAAGGAAGTTTCGGACATTTAATAATATTGCTATTAATAAATTAAAATATAAACAGATATAATTTATTTGCTCTCATATTGAACATACTTTTCCATACAAATAGCCGCACACTTTTTTTAAATTATTGGATTATTTCCCGATTTTGAATATTAATTTTTTAATAATCAATTGATTATGTTTCTAAGCAAATTAGTTCCAAGCCTTATATTAGTAAGATAATCTGATACTATTAACATATAAATTTTTTTTGGTTTTGAGAAAAAATTATTTAAAAAGATGAGTTACGTTTTCGGGAAGCTGCACGTACAGTCAGGAAATAAGATAGAAGAATTACCAGTAACCAGATAAACTGTAGAAAAAGAAATATATATTGAAATCGTATAGCATTCTAGCATTAGTATATCATCCTATTATAACTCTCACCTTAATTTAATATAAAAAATTAAAAAATATAAAATTTAAATTTTTATTTATTGTAAAACGAAAGCAAATAGAATGTTCATGGATATTAAACTCCAATTAGCCCCCGAAACATATGGAAAAAAATGAGATGATCGAAGTGAAATCCAATGGATTGTTAAGCATTCTGACCTTCTCAGAGAAAAGAAAGGATATTTTGTTTTTACTCCAAGAGAATCCAAGAACTCTCTCCGAGATCAAAGATTATTTTGATGTAAGATCACCTGAGATCCTTCCTCGCCTTAAAGAAATGGAAGCCGCAAATTTGATTGTCAGGCAGGAGGGAATGTACTACTTAACATCTTTGGGGAGAGTTTCAGCCATATATTATAAGCCTTTCCTGGATACCCTTACAGCTATAGAGACAAACGAAGAATTCTGGAGAGACCATGACCTTACTGCAATCCCTGAGGCAATGTTAAACAGAATTCAGGAACTTAAAGAATGCAGAGTTGTAAGAGATGAACATGAGCATATTTATGATACTCATAAAGCATTTAGTGAGAATGTAATGTCTGCCACCCACTTCGCAGGCTTTTCATCGATTTTTCTTCCAAGCCATCCCCCAATGTTTTTGGATTTAGCCCGAAGAAATATTCCTGTTTCCATAATCGTTACACCCAATGTATTTTTCAAAATAAAAAGTGAGCACAGCACTGAGATTGAAGAATTCCTTAAATATAAGCACACGAGCTTCCATGTGTACGACAATGCAAAGATAGCCTTTGTAGTAACAGACCGCTTTCTATCCCTTTCGCTCTTTTTCAAAAACGGAACTTTTGATCCCCGAAACGACCTGATAGGCTTCGACTTAGCATCAATCAAATGGGGAGAAGATCTTTTTAAGTATTACAAAGAGAACTCGATCGAGATAAAGAGTTTATAAAACTGTTGAAGCTTTAGCAAGTCTGTTAAAGATTTCGGAAAAGAAACCTTAAAACTAATAGAGAAATAGGGTTTTGAATTTTTTTCCCGGTAAATTTCCGGGGAATTGGATCGCTTTTTTTTTGGTAGACTGTGTTATCGTTTTTGCATTTGAGCATAGACCTCATTTCAGGTATACATTATGCCAAAAAAGCATTTGCAATTGCTCTCAGTCCGACAATTGAAGTAGATTCTCCATCCACAAGGATGGTTCTTTCGAGATTCTGGAAAGAAGTCTCTTCTTCGTCAGTTACAGTATAGTTCTGAATGCATATCAACCCGCATATGAAACTGTAGAGAACAATGAGAGGCTCAAAACCAAGAACTCCATTAATCAGAGCAATACCGAGTATCAGATGTGAGAGCAGGTGCAATCCGAAAAGAAAATTACGGGTATTTCGTGCCCCGAGAGTTACAGGAAGAGTTTTGATACCTGCAAGAGTATCTCCTTTGATATCTTTGAAATCATATATAGTAGAGTTGATAAAAAGTTTGACTCCAAAGAAAGTAAAAACCAGAACTACGGGTAGCATGCTATTACAGGCACTACCTGCAAGTCCTGAGATAAAAGCACCCCAGGTGAGACCTACAACAAAGTTTTTGACTCCAAGTCCACCTTTGAGTTTCAAAGTGAATTTTCCAATTGTAATTCCTTTACTGTAAAGGAAACCAATTATGAAAGGTAAGAATGCAAGTGCAAGCAGTCCTTCTTTTGCGAGTACATAGCTTCCTATTACAAAGGTAAGCATGGAAACTGCAATTCCTATTTCCTTTCTTGAGCCGCTTAACTCCTTCCGGTTTACAATATCTTCTTCAGAGCCGAGTGCCCTATCAAGTGTATATACACTGTAGATTACGAGTCCTCCCGCAATGCAGGTAAGTATACTTGAGTTAGTCTGAAGCAGGAGGAAAGCAATATGAATTCTTAGCGCGCCTGAAAACGCAACTAAAATCGAACTTTTTAAGAGTTTAAGTGTAGCATTTCTTTGCTTAAATTCGGGGGCATTATTTCGTCTGTACCTGAGAAATCGTTCAAATCTTCCGAAAAATACATTGGAGCTCATAAAATTAATACTGGACGACTTCCAAATATTATTTACTCGATATAAGATTTTTTGATGTGTCTAAGATATGAGGAATCAACTACGGTTTAGAGGAATGAACTAATATTAGTCGAATAAACTAACCGTTATTATAATGAAATTATTTTTCTCATTATTCCATAAAAAGATATTAACATACGTTATATAAGAAATCGTAATACTTGAAATCTCAAAATCAGTGAATTCAAATAAATTTACTGAGTGGCTCCAATGGAAACCCTGGAAAAGTTATTCAAATTACACCAGAATAAAACCGATCCTAAAACCGAGATTCTCGCCGGGCTGACTACTTTTGTAACAATGGCTTACATAATTTTTGTAAACCCCACTACCCTCAGCAGCAGAGGGATGGATTTCGGAGCTGTGATGGTTGCAACCTGTCTCTCAGCAGCAATCGGGACTCTCATTATGGGGCTGTGGGCTAATTACCCATTTGCCCTGGCTCCTGAATGGGATTGAACGCCTTTTTTGCATTTACTGTAGTTCTCAGCATGAATGTCAGCTGGCAGGCTGCCCTTACTGCGGTACTTATCGAGGGAATTATCTTCATCCTGCTAACTCTGACAAGATTCAGAGAGGCTGTAGTCAATGAAATTCCGAAGAACCTTAAAATTTCGATAAGTGCAGGAATAGGATTCTTTATAGCTTTTATCGGGCTTACAGGATCAAAGATTATTATTCAGGATCCTACCACCTTTTTAACTCTGGGAAACCTGAAGGAAACAACGGTGCTTCTTTCCATACTTGGCTTCACTATAATGATAGTGCTGCAGGCTTACAGAGTTAGGGGGCAATTCTATGGGGAATACTTGCAGTGACCGTTCTGGGGATGGTTCGTGGTATTGCAGAATTTCCTGACAGATTATTTTTAATGCCTCCTTCTCTCGCTCCAATAGCTTTCAAGTTTGATTTCTCGATCCTTACCAATCCCGACTTCTCTATTATCATGTTCGCCTTCCTCTTCACGGATTTTTTTGATACAGTGGGCACTCTGGTTGGAGTTTCCTCAAGGGCGGATTTCCTGGACGAGGAAGGAAAACTTCCCAGAGCCAGAGAAGCTCTTATGGCTGATGCCATAGCCACATGTGCCGGTGCAATTATGGGAACGTCTACAGTTGCTACTTACGTTGAAAGTGCATCAGGGGTTGAGGAGGGGGGAAGGACAGGACTTACTTCAGTTGTAGTAGCAGGATTATTTTTGCTTGCGATTTTCATATCGCCAATAGCAGCTGTTATTCCAGGGTATTCTACCTCTCCTGCCCTTATTGTGGTAGGAATTATTATGATTCAGGGCTTAAGAGACCTCGATTTTGAGACCTGGACCGAGGTTGCCCCTGCAGTAATTACCATTCTGATGATGGCATTCAGCTATTCAATTGCAGAAGGAATTGTCTGGGGCATAATTTCCTACACCGCGATAAAAATTGGAAGTGGAAAATTCAAAGATATAAGCTTAATCATGATTTTCCTATCTCTGATTTTCCTGTTAAAGGAAATATATCTTTAAGAAAATTCAAGAAAATGCTCCCCTGAAAGTTTTTTTATCTTGGGAAAATAGTCTTCAAACGAGAAACAGTCCAATAATAAAAATAAGGGATTACGAGAAATCCCAGCAGGCAACTGCCAAAAACTAACAACAGAAGGCAAAAAGCCCAGAGATAATGGAGTATAATTGTTATAAAGGAACTATTTTCTTTCCATACGCTTCGTTTAATACCTGACCGAGAGCTGTGTAGATTGCAGCGAGTCCTGTGAAGATTCCTTCATAACCAGCTATTCTCAGTATTCCAGCACCTGCCCCCTCGGCACCCAGGTAGTTTCCAGCTGCAAGCAGGAAGAACAGAATTGCAAGGGCTATAAAAACAACAGAGAGAGCCTTTGAGCCTTTGAGCGTACCTATGAACATGAAGAAGGTGAAAACTCCCCACATGAACAGGTATGCAGCAAATGCGAATGAGTCTGTAGCGAAGCCTGCAAAGTCTGGAGACTTAGGGAGCAGGACATTACCTACTAGCGTTAGCCAGAAAAGCCCGTATGAAGTAAAAGCAGTAGCCCCGAAAGTATTTCCCTTCTTCCATTCCTGGATTCCGGCAATGACCTGAGCCAGTCCACCGTAAAAGATGCCCATAGAAAGGATCATAGCGTTCATCGGATAGAAGCCTGCATTGTGTATATTCAATAGTACAGTCGTCATCCCGAAACCCATCAAGCCCAGAGGAGCAGGGTTTGCGGATAAATCCGTAATTTTTACATCACGAATGTTCATAACATCTTTAATATTTTGACTCATTGATTCAGATCCTCCTTCCCGTTAACCGGTGATTTAGCCTGAACTCCTAATGAAAAACTTATTTAGAGATATTAGACTGTTTTTAGGATCTGTTTTTTACCTCTTAAAAAGATATGTCATTGTTAATAGTTATAGAGTTTACGATACAGTCAAAAGAAAAAAAGCAAAGACCGGTCATTTGTTTGACTCATTAGGCAAATAAGGAATAAAATCTTTGTTTTAAGCCATAGTTTGCCCTGTAACAAGCAGCATAGAAATTGAAAAAAATGGGGGGAAATCGTTAATTTTACATCTTTGTCTGTTAACTGTTGAGTACTTGAAGATGGCTGCAAAGGCGGCTTCAGCAGCACAAAAACCACAGTTAAACCTGATACTGAAGTGTTACTTCACACTGAGAGGCATTAATATTATCCTCTCAGGGCATTTTTTGCCGCGCCTGCCATCAGATTTCCTGAGTCAGCACCTGCACTCCAGGCTGTGAAGATCAAGGCTATAGTTGCCGCAAAAAAGTCCATGGTGCTGAAGTAGCTACTGCAACTCAGGTGCAAAGATATAAGGAGTAAACGTTACTGGCTTTTTCTCCAGAAAATTCAAAAAGAAGAAGTCATAGCTCCAGAAATAAGCTGAAAAAATATAAAACTAGCCTTTGGCTTTATTCTTTGACCTTCACAGGTCTTATCTTTTCTTCAATCTTGCGTTCTGTCTCCTCGGAGATCTCTTTCATACCGTGCTCACTAGCCATGTGGACTTTAGCATGTTCCATAACTTCTTCCTTTGTCTTTGCCTGGACACGAAAGTCACATTTCTGCTCTAGATCTCTGCAGCAAAATAGCATATATTCAACATCTGGCATAAATATCCCCCAAATTCTATTTTAATAAATAATTTTTAAATGAATAACGTTTTCGATCAGCCCTTGCTAAATAAATCCCGAAAATTCTCGGATTTATCTAGCGATGTATATAATTTAACTTTACACTTTTATATTCTAAGCCTTTTTAACAGATATACGCCCGAAATTGTAAAAATAAAAAATGAAAATTAAATGGCAGACTCCTTTTTCTCACTCGCTGGAGCAGTCTTTGGGGCAGCTATTGCAGGTGGTCTCATCAGTACAAATGCTACTATAATGCCAAGTACTGACAGCACAGCGACATATGGGAAGACATTGATGTATCCACCCAGTATGTCTTTTGCCGCGCCCGCCATCAGATTTCCGATAATAGCACCTACACCATAAGCTGTGAAGATTAAGCCATAGTTGCGTGCATAATCTTTGGTGCCAAAATAACTGGCTGTGGCTGCGGGAGCAATAGCCAGCCATCCACCGAGACAGAGCCAGAGCAGTGAGAATGCAATTGCATACATATTGACCGATGCCGGATTGAGGTACACCAGCAGGGATGCGATTATAATAAGGACATATGATAAAATTGCGGCTCTTGATGGAGTAAGCTTATCCGTTAACGTGCCGAAGAGAGGTCTTCCGCCTGCGTTACAAATTGCAAACGGCAGAATGAGGTTAGTCATCAGCACACCTGCAGTTAGTTCATCTATGCCTGCATTGCCAGCAACCTCCATACCCGCGGGCTTCGCAACGCCTATAGCCATGAGTCCTGCAAGAGCACCTATAGTATAACAGACCCAGAGACCGATAAAGGTCTTGGTTCTTATCATTTCTTCTCTGGTAAAATCAACTTTAGAGATACCTCCTATCGGTGCAGGTTGAGTCCAGCCTCTCGGGCACCATCCTGCTGGTGGGAAGACAAGGAACATTGAAAGAATCACAATCAATGCAAGGAAACCGATTCCCAGGAGACGAAAAGTATTAAATATCCCAAAGTTTGCGGTCAATATATCCGCTGCCTTCCCGGTAACAAACGCAGAGAAACCAAATCCCAGCAGTGTAAGTCCTACTGCAAGACCTCTCTTGTCCGGGAACCACCTTGCGGAAGTTGTAATCGGGCAGCCGTAAGCAATACCAACGCCCGTACCTGCAACAAAACCGTATAGAATAGCCAGAGATATCGGCGAAGTCGCAAAAGATGCCAGAATCCAGCCTAATCCTACAATAACCCCACCGATCATTCCCACCTTTCTGGGTCCCATGCTTTCTATGTATCTGCCGACCAGCGGCATGGTTACCGCAAACATGGCTAGGGACACGATATACGGTAGCTGCATCTCAATTGCGCTGACCGTTAAACCAAAACCTCCAGCTGATACAGGATCTGTAAAGATTTTCCTTAATGGCACACTGAGTACACTATAAGCATAAACAGCACCCAGGCAGAGTTCAATAATGGTGCCGATGATAACTAATATCCATCGCCCCGATTCGGCGGGCATACCCAATACCTTGACATCATCTGCCATAAGTTTAACACCCCTGAAAGAAAATTATCTACTCTTTTTCTATGCAGGCAATAAATGTCGAAGACTTACGCAGTTGAAACAAAGAATGAACGGCATTAAACTTTTTAGCTGCCTAAAACGTAAACTGCGCTGTAATTTTGTTGTGTTTATCTTTGAATCTCGTGCGTAAATCCTGTATTAGCCTGATTAGCAAATACTCAGCCTGCTCAAAAACGGCATTCACAAGCCGTTTTTGATAGAAAATGTTAGCATAACACTAACCGATAAAAAAAAGCATAATCAGTAACCAGTAATTAAAATCCAAATCATAAGAATTTCATAACCCCAAAAATGGTTACTGGTATTTTACCCAGGCTGAATAGTTGCCTCTATTTAACGAGGATCTGTACAATTTAGTTTTGCCAATCCCCCATTATTTTACTCGGCTCCTCCCATATTTAAACTTGATGGATATTTATCAGGATTATTCATTATAGTATTAAAAGTTGATTCTAAGGGCTTACAGTATAGGCTTAACTCTCCAATTAATCAAAAAGCGTAGCAAAAGAAATATTACTGCCCTTCACATCGAATATTTAGAGGCATTTTCTTCAGGGAACTGGTACTGATAATGATTTTTTAAAAGAGATTACCAGAAACGGAGAGGGGTGGTTAATATGCTGAAGAGCAATCCAAAGACTTCGTGGAATAGCACAGAGCGCATGCCGACAGTATCGGCAACTGCTTATGTGGATGACTCAGCTATACTAATAGGGGATGTGAGGATTGGCAATAATGTATATGTCGCGCCTGCGGCTTCACTCCGGGCGGATGAGGCTTACCCTATTATTATAGGTGACGAGTGCAATATACAGGACGGCGTAATTTTTCACGGCCTTGAGGGTAGCTCAATTGAACTTGGAAAGCGCGTCTCAATAGCCCATGGAGCCGTAATTCACGGTCCTATTAAAATCGGCAATGATAGCTTTGTGGGTTTTAACGCAGTGGTGCATGCATCCACTCTAGGAGAGAGGTGCTTTGTAGCCCATGGAGCGGTAGTTATAGGCGTAAAGCTCGCAGATGGAAAGTTTGTGCCACCTACTACTTTAGTTGATACACAGTATAAAGCCGATGCGCTTGGACCTGTCCCGGATGACCTCAAACACTTCAATGACGAGGTAATCA
The Methanosarcina thermophila TM-1 genome window above contains:
- a CDS encoding L-lactate MFS transporter, with amino-acid sequence MADDVKVLGMPAESGRWILVIIGTIIELCLGAVYAYSVLSVPLRKIFTDPVSAGGFGLTVSAIEMQLPYIVSLAMFAVTMPLVGRYIESMGPRKVGMIGGVIVGLGWILASFATSPISLAILYGFVAGTGVGIAYGCPITTSARWFPDKRGLAVGLTLLGFGFSAFVTGKAADILTANFGIFNTFRLLGIGFLALIVILSMFLVFPPAGWCPRGWTQPAPIGGISKVDFTREEMIRTKTFIGLWVCYTIGALAGLMAIGVAKPAGMEVAGNAGIDELTAGVLMTNLILPFAICNAGGRPLFGTLTDKLTPSRAAILSYVLIIIASLLVYLNPASVNMYAIAFSLLWLCLGGWLAIAPAATASYFGTKDYARNYGLIFTAYGVGAIIGNLMAGAAKDILGGYINVFPYVAVLSVLGIIVAFVLMRPPAIAAPKTAPASEKKESAI
- a CDS encoding gamma carbonic anhydrase family protein, whose protein sequence is MLKSNPKTSWNSTERMPTVSATAYVDDSAILIGDVRIGNNVYVAPAASLRADEAYPIIIGDECNIQDGVIFHGLEGSSIELGKRVSIAHGAVIHGPIKIGNDSFVGFNAVVHASTLGERCFVAHGAVVIGVKLADGKFVPPTTLVDTQYKADALGPVPDDLKHFNDEVIKINKEFAASYGLKSRMRRVGVR